Part of the Ignavibacterium album JCM 16511 genome, AAAAGTTTATCAATCGCAAAAGCTAAGAGTATTAAAGCTAAAGTTACTAGCACTCTTAATAAAATTAAAAAAATGTTCCCTAATCTTTATCAAACTAGATTTAAACAGCTTTCAGATTTTTACTCACTTGCCGTATTGATTTATAAATTCGATGCTGAAAATCTAATTCTAACGGATAAAAGAAGAAATAAACTTGCTTGGGAGTTATTAGTAGCTTTTTCCGATGGGGTTGATCAAACTAGACTTTTACAAAAGAGGGTTGAGGGAATTCCTACGAAACTCGAAAAATGTCGTGAATATCTTTTAACCGTACTTCAGTCTACTGATGAAATCTCTCAAAGAAGGCGAAGAGAAGAGATACTTAGAGGACTGCTAGAAAGCATATTTAAAAGGAAAGATAAAGAAAGGTTATTCAGTCCTGAACAAAGAAGAATATTGTGGAATTCTTCGAAAGATAGAAAATGCACTAAATGCGGGGGATTAGTCACTTGGACTGATTTTTCAGCGGATCATATAAAACCATTCAGTAAAGGTGGTGCAACAAAATTACAAAATGCTGCAATAATGCATAAAAATTGTAATTCTTCTAAAGGTAATAGATAAAACACATAACCCGTTCTTCAAGCCGACCGCTTTTTCAATGCGGTCGGTTTAGGTTGTTAAAATTGGGCTAGCTAAACAAGTTTGCTGTTTAAGTTTGTTCTGTTAAAAAAGTATTTCAATAATTATTGGCGTTTGTTTTCAAAGCTGCATTGTTGTGTTGGGCGGCGGCTTAAAAACAAAGCCGTTATAAAGCAAAATAATGTAGGAGCAGTAATGAAAACATTTACATACATATTAAGTATCAGTGTTGCTCTTCTAATTATATCCTGCAATGAGCAAAGTACGAACCCAGATAGAGAATTTGTTTTACCGGAATTTGAAAAAATTGGGGCGTCTAATGTTCCTTGACAATCTAGTTCTTTAACATTTTATGATTCTGAAATATTTATCGTAATGAATGATATTGCTCCTAACAATTCTAGTTATTTAACTAAATCTATTGATGGTGGTTTTAATTGGCATTTAATACAATCTTTTAGCAATAATATAAACGGTTTTGGATCAATTAATAATAAATTATTTCTGATAAGAGGAACTTCTTTTTCCCTTTCCTCTGACAAAGGAGCAACTTGGAATGATTTATTTGATATCCCAAGTGCGAATTTGATCACGTCGTGTTCATTCTCGCAGAATGGTTTTATATACGTATCAACTGATAAGGGAATCTTTGTCTCAAAAGATAATGGAACAACTCTGAATCAAATTTCCGATTCTACATTCTTTGTTTATGTTTCAGAGAACCAAGATGGAACTTTATACGCAATTGATTACGATTCAAATTTGTGGAAAGCTGATGGAATAAATTATCATTGGACTCAAATTACAGATAGTATTGCTGTTGAAACAATTTATTGTATTTCTTCAAATGAATTGTTAATAGGTACTTTTAGAAACGGAATTATGAAATCAAATGACGGTGGATTACATTGGTCAAATTTTGGATTTGAGAACTACCAAATATCTCATTTGTCAAGGTTAACCGAAAATATGTTAATATGTAGGGCGTCCTTTGGTGATAATAATATAGACATGTATTTATCAACTAATAATGGAGAATCTTGGGAAAAATTAAGAATTGAAAAGATTATTAATACCTATGGTCTTTCACCATCAAAATATTTATATCTGGTTGAAAGTAATGGTGTGGTTTATAAAAGTAAACAACCTTTATTCTAAGTGGTCGCATTATAACCAGCGGGTCAAGCTGCCTGCGATTATTAATTAGCATTTGTGTGGTCTTTAAGCTTGTTCTTTTTTCACAGCCAATCCTTTTGGCTGTAGTGCTGTTTTGAATGTAAGTATTTAATAAAATAAATTGTTCAATAAATTAAAACGGTTGTGTTGGGCGGCAGCTTATCCGCAACGCAGTTAAGATGTCTTCATCTCTTTCTTTAGCAATTTTAATACAGTCATAAATCAAAAAATGAAAATATCTTTATCTCGACACAATAGTTATTATCAATTCTGTATAAAGATTTCTTTCTAAAACTTTTCTTTAGGTGATTCCCATATTTTCTTTAATGGTTTGCTTTTATGAAAAGCTGAAGTTTATATTTCGAAAGTCAAATTTCAGGAAACTTTTTGTTTCAAACCTTTATCATTGATAGACAACTAAATATTCAAAAATTTGAAAAAATATGAAATTATTATTCACTTTAATACTTACACTTCAAATATCATTGTTTTCCCAATCAATTTCTGAAAAATATTCTTCAGCAATGAATGCCTTCCATTCAGGTCAGTACGCCGAAGCATCAATACTTTTTGAGGAATTTTTTGATGAATATAAAATTGTGGATGAAGTTTATGCTTCCGCAAAATATTATAGTGCAGAATCATTGCTAAAGTTAGGTAGGAAAAATGAAGCTGCGGTAACCTTTGCATATCTAACAGATAACTTCTACTGGTCAAATTTCAGATTGGATGCATTATACAATCTTGGACTGATTTATTTTAATCTTAAAAAGTTCGAAGATGCCAGAACCCGATTCAAACAATTACTTAATGAATATCCCGAAAGTCAATACACAGGCAGTGCGTTATATTGGATTGGTGAATCATACTCCTCTGAAAATAAAGTTGACGAAGCAATAAAGTTTTTGGAAGAAGCTGTTAATGATAAACGCAACAATCGCTTTGCTGATTATTCATTATATACTCTTGCAAATACCTATGAACAAAGGGGAGATTATGAAAACGCTGTAAAATATTATGATCAGCTTTTAAGTTATTATCCTAACTCAAAACTTGCGCCTGTGGCTCAGATAAGAATCGGAATGTCATACTTCAAGCTAAAAGATTATCAGTCATCAATTCTCGAATTGAATAATCCGATTCTTAAAACACTTCCTGAAGATTTATATTCTGAGAGTTTGTATCTTCTTGCAAATTCATATTACAGAGTTCAGGAATATGAGAACGCTGAGAAAACCTATTCGGAGATTATTCAGAACTTTCCTTCATCAAAATTTTTCAGAACTGCCAATTATGGTTTAGCCTGGTCTTTATTTCAGCAAAAGAAATACAATGATGCATTCAGAGTTTTTGACTTCCTTTCACAGGATACTGATACAATAGCCGAGAAATCATTTTATTGGAAAGGTGAGTGTAAAAGATATCTCGGAAGAAACGATGAAGCATTTTCAATCTATAAAAATTTCATAGATAAATTTCCACGAAGTTCGCTTGTTCAGGAAGTTCAGTATCAGATGGGAGTTTTATACTACACAGTTAATAATCCCGATTTGGCTTCAAGATATCTTCTTGCGGCAAACTCATCACAGAGTGCAGAAGTTCGTGCAAAGTCATTAACAATGCTTGGTGAAATTGAACTGAACAAAAAGCAATTCAAACCTGCAGCAAATTATTTTGAATCAGCTTTGGATATTACTTCCGTTTCGGATGAAACCAGAAACAGAGCAAAACTTGGACTGGCAATTGCCCACCATCATTCAGGCGATTACAAAAAATCTCTGAAACTTTTATCCGAAATTGAAGCTTCCGATGCTGCATTCGAAAGTCAGAAAGTAAATTTTTATTTTGCTGAAAATTATTTTGCCGATGGTAAGTATAAAGAAGCACTTAATCGTTATAATTATGCCGAAGGTAAAGATGAAAAATTCAATGCGATGGCTTTGTATGGAAAAGCTTATTGTTATTTCAACAGTGGAGATTATGAAAATTCAGCTGCCGTGTTTTCAGAATTTATAAGAAAATATAAAAATGACACACGATATAATGATGCACGATTAAGACTTGCAGATAGTTACTTCGGCAGTAAAAACTTTGAAGCTGCGAGCAAAATTTATGAAGATATCTTCAGAAGCGGCGCAAGTGATTCTGACAATCCTTACACACGGTATCAGTATGCACAGGCATTGTACAAATCCGGTAAAACCGAGCAGGCAATTCAGGAATTCAATAATATTCAATTAAAATTTCCGAACTCCGAGTACGCCGAAGGTTCTTTATTTACAGTTGGCTGGATTTATTTTCAGCGCGGCTCATATAATGAAGCAATCACTAAATACAGAGAGATGTTCGTAAAATATCCAAACTCATCTCTTACATCGATGATTTATTATTCAATCGGCGATGCATATTTTAATATGGGAAAATACGATTCAGCTTTGGTCAATTATGAAAAGGTTATTGCTCTGTATCCAAACTCACCTCAGGTATTTGATGCTGTAACCGGAATTCAATACACTTATCTTGCAAAAGATCAGATTGATAAAGCAGTTCAGTTTATAGATAATTTCATTAACAGAAATCCGAATCTTTCATTTTCTGACCAGGTATTTTTTAAGAAAGGCGAGATTTATTATAGTCAGGGTGATTATGAAAAAGCGAAGATAGCTTTTAAGGAATTTATTGTCAGATATACAAACAGTCGTCTTGTACCTGATGCTTATTACTGGCTTGGTAAAAGTGCTCAGAATCTAAATAAGAATGATGAAGCACTGATAAGCTTTGAAAAAGTTTACCGTGATTTCAGAACAAGTGAATTTGCTGCTTCATCAGTTCTTGAAATGGGAACAATTTACAGGAATCTTAAAGATTATGCTAATGCACTGAAAATTTATGAAAGTGGAATCAAAGATTTGCCCAAATCACCTAAAGTTCCCGAAATGCTATTCAATAAAGGTTTGACTTTGGTTGAAATGAAACAGCTTCAGGAAGCTTATCAGGTTTTTGATAACCTTTCTACAACTTATCCTGAAAATGTTTTTGCTGATAAAGCAAGACTTGAATTAGGACTTATTGAACTTTCTGCATCGCGATATGAAAATGCTGATATGTATTTGTCCTATCTTGGCAAAGCGAGAACAGATGATATCGGAGCGAAAGCTCAGTATTATTACGGAGTTTCGCTTTTCGAACAGAAAAAATATAATGATGCAATCACTGCTTTGATTCGTGTAAGAAATTTCTTCTCAAGATATGAAGAATGGGTTACAAGATCCTATCTGCTACTTGGTGATTGTTATGTGAAGATTAACGATAAACGAAGCGCTGAAGAAATGTATCGTGCAGTACTCGCAAAATATGCCGGAACACCTTTCGGCAAAGAAGCTCAGGAAAAATTAAGGAAATTAAGATGAGAAAAATCATTTTATTTATTATTGTTTTAAGTATTTCATCACTTAAAATTTTTGCACAGGATGATAAATCTAAAGTTCCCGGAGTAGAATTGCCTGACTTCGTAATTACTGGTAAAGATGTAATTGCTGTTAAGAAATCAGACAAAATAAAACCTGAATTTGTCACTACAATTTCAGAAAATTTTATCAAACCATCTTATTCACCCGAGGAACTTGAGATTAGTGAATTTTCTTTGCCGATAAAGAAAGATTTAAGTTTTCTCGACAGCACATTCTTTTATAACGGTTATATTTCTGCCGGTTTAGGAAGATATTCATTCCCCTTCGTGGATGCTTTATATGCAAAGCCAATTGAAAACGGAATTGTGAGATTGAAGTTCAGTGGATTTAATAACAGAGAGTATGTTGATAACAGCGACAGATATGGTTTGAAAGTCGGTGCTGATTTACTTTACTGGACAAACATTGATTCAAGATTTCTTCCCGGAACACAGCTTCACGCCAGCGGCGAATATGGAACCGACGGTTACAAATTTTTTATGTCAGATAATCCGACAGAGAAGAGATCATTAAATTCAGGCAGTATTAATTTTAACATAAAGAATGAATTCAATCCAAACTTTTTGTTTGATTTTACAATTGATGATAAGATAACCTCAATCCAACAGGAACCTTTTAATGAGAATAATCTGAACCTAAAAGCACAGTCGCTCTTAAAATTTTCTTTTCTGAATATCGGACTTGCTGCCGATTACAGAAATCATTCAATAAAAAATTATCCGGATGTCAAAACCGGAAATGATATCTTCATTTTCAGACCGACTGCCGGATTCCAATTTACAAAAGTTGCAAAAGGTTCATTTGGAGCTACAATTTCAAATTCTGGTGGAAATAAGTTTTTTAATCCTTATGCTTCAGTTGCAGTTAAATTATCTGATGCACTTACTTTATTTGGTGAGTATAATGCAACACCGGAATTTTTTGGACCTTCCCATTATCTGAAACAAAATATTTACCTGGATGTTGATTCATTATCATCAGTTTATTTTGAAAAAGGTGTTCAATATTCTGTTTCTGTGAAATATGAATTCAGTCGTTATTATCAGATTGATGGCGGACTAAAATTCTTTTCAGCAAAGGATTATCCTTACTTTGTTGACTCATATCAGAAAGGAAAATTTGCTTTGGCTAAAACTGATGTAACAAACATTTCACCTTATGTTAATTTCCTTTTTTATCTTGGTCCTTACGGAGAGTTCTACAGCAGTGCCGAAGTTAATATGCTGCAAAACGATTCTGATGATTTTATTCCTTATTCGCCCAAGCTGAAATTAAATGCAATTTACAGCTATAAGTTCAGTGAAAGTTTTATAGGTTCTGCCAGAGCAGATTATCTCTCGGGAAGATATTCTGACATCCAAAACAAAATTAAACTTGATGATTATTTCAATCTTGGCATTGATTTGAATTATATTTTCAATGAGCAGTTTGATTTCTTTGCATCATTCAGAAATCTGTTGAATCAGAAAAATTATTTATGGTATAACTATCAGGAAGTGCCGCTTAATTTTCTGTTTGGCGTGAAATATAAATTGTAATTTTATAAATTTTGCCTGAACTATTTCAAAAATTATTATGACAAGAGCCGAGTTGATAAAAAAAATTTCAAGGAAAGCCGGAATACCTGATTCCGATGTAAAACTTTTCTTTGAAATTTTGTTGAAGCATTTGTCCTCGATGCTTAAGATCGGTCAGGCAGCTTACCTGAAGAAATTCGGTTACTTCTTCTTATTGAAAGGTAAGATAAATCAGTCGAGATTAAATTTTATTGATGAAAATGTTCCTGATACTTTCATTGATTTCATTCTCTTCTCACTTAATAAAGACCTTAAATCGAGCATTGAAGAAGGATTGATTTTTAATGTGCCTACAATAGATGATGATGACTTTCAGATTGTTGATACTTATTTCAGTCTTAGTATCGGAAAACCTTTAATTCCAATTCGAGGAACATCTTCGGATGAATTTTATGTTCCAACAGGCGGATACGAATTGAGAAGATTAATAGAATCGAAAGTAGAAAAGATTATTTCGGAAGTCGAAATTCTTAATGCTTATGAATCAAATCCACCGCAGATAATTTTAACTTCGCAGGCATTTAACAGTAACAGAATTTCTTTGGAAATGACTGAACCGGAATTAAAACTTGATGAAGAAATTCCGGATAGTTTTTTTGAAACGGGAGAAGTAAAGAAAGAAGAAACATTAAGAATTGAACATGTTGCCTGGGATTTTGGAATTGATTTGTCCAAAGAAATTGAAGAGGAAACGATTATTGATTTTCAGGAAAGTGAATCTGATGCTAACACTGAATTGATTGCTGAAAAAAACATAACTCAAAAAGAACCTGAACAAATTACTCCGGATGAAATTGAACAAACTGTTGAAGAAATTATAAATGAGGATTTACTTAACATAAAAGATAAAATTAAAAGCGAAGAAACTTCTGTTGCATCAGATGAATCAGAACCAATCGGAGAAATTATAGATGATAGTAAATCTGAAGAAGCAATTGAACTTGAAATTACTGAAGAACCTCCTGCAGTTATTCCTGATTTAGAAATTCACGAAAGTATTGATGAATTAATTATTGAAAATCCCGAACCGGAAAAAGTAGAATTTGAATATGAGAATAATGAAAAAGAAGATGAGTTAAAAGCTTCAGCTTTATTTAAGGAAGTTAAACCTGAAGATCTTAAAACAGAAGATGAACAGAAGGAATTCGAGGAAGTCGAATCACCTTTGCCGCTGATTGATTTTGATAAGCAAAAACAAAAAGACAAAATCAGTGATAAGTTTGAAGTTGTGAATGAAGTAGTTGAGGAAAAATCTGAAGAAGAAATATCGCCTCTCCGAATGCAGGATGAGGAAGTTAAAGATACTCCATTTGACGAAGACAAAGAATTAAAAAAAATTCGTGAAGAACTTTATAGCTATCAGCCAAAGAAGTCCAGAGTTCCGCTTCTGATTGTCATATTCGGAAGTATCGTAATTATTGCAATGTTATATTTCTATATAACACAAATTAAAAATGTTGCAACAAAACAAACTCAACCAATTGTAAGTTTAAAGACAGATAATGCAACAATAGTTGAAAGAGATTTTTCTGTTCCTGTAAGTTATCCTTATCCAAAAAAAGAAATTGAAGAAACTACTGAACCTGTGAAAATAGATTCTTCAAAAATTGAAACAAACCAAACACAGGTTTCGTCTGAAAATAAAACTGTTGAGAAATCTGAAACAAAAGAACCTGTGGAGCAAAAAAATATAGTTGAGACAAAAACTCAGCAACTACCAAAAGAGACATTAGTTTCACAACCTTCAGTAAGCTATGAAAGAGTAGCTCCGAATATTTACAAATACAAAGATTATTATGTGGTTCAGGTTGCAGCATTCAGGTCGAATTCGATTGCAGAAAATGAAGCAGCAAAATTCAGGAACAAAGGTTTTAACTCATTCGTAGAAAAAGCTGAAATTCAGGGAATGGGTGTTTGGTTCAGAGTTCGCGTTGGAAATTTTCCAACATTAAAAGAAGCTCAGGAATTTCAATCAAGAATAAAATTATAAACTAATTAAGGAAGAATATGAATCTATTTGAAATATTTCTTAAAGGTGGGTTTATTATGTGGCTTATTCTGGCTACATCAATAGTCGGATTAGCAGTTGTAATTGACAGATTTTTAGTATTGCGAAAAGCGAGAATAAATGTTCCGGCATTTATGGTGCGCATCCGCGGATTCATAAAGAAGAAAGATATTTCCGGTGCAATAAGTTATTGTATGGAAGAAAAATCTCCTGTTGCAAACATTGTTCGTAAAGGATTGAAGAAATATAAATACGGGCACGACAGAGTAAAGGAAGCAATCGAGAATGCAGGAAGTCAGGAAATATCAAAACTTGAGAAAGGTCTGACAATTCTTGCAACTGTTGCCGGTATTGCTCCGTTACTTGGATTTTTAGGAACTGTAACAGGAATGATTCAGGCATTTATGACTATTCAGGATTTAGCCGGAGCTGCAAATCCAAGCGACCTTGCAGGTGGGATTTGGGAAGCTTTAATAACAACTGCATTTGGATTGATTGTCGGTATTCCGGCTCTTGCATTTTATAATTATTTCCTCAGTGCAGTGAAAAGATTAGTTGGTGAGATGGAAACTGTTGCAAACGATGTTGTTGATGTGATTCAGGAAGGCGAAGCTGAAGAAGCTGAAATTGATGATGAAATAGAATTATAATCAGGTATTAAAATGAAATTTAAAACATCAAAAGAACCATTAAGTATATTTGCTTACTCATCACTTACAGATATTGTGATGCTATTATTGATTTTCTTTCTGCTTACATCACAATTTGTAATTCAAACCGGAGTCAAAGTAAAATTGCCTGGTTCAAAGACTAATGAAAAAACTGAGCCGGCTCGAATGATTGTAACGCTTACAGAAGGTGGTGCTGTTTATGCTGGTTCTGAAGAAGTGAGTATTGATTTGCTTCCTGCCAAACTTACTGAGCTGAAAGCACAGGTAAATCAGGATAATCTTATTATCAGAGCAGATAAAACTGTTGCTATTGAGCTGGTTATTAAAGTTATTGATGCAGCTAAGATATCAGGTATTGAGAAGTTTACTATTGAAACGGAAAAAGAGCAATTGTAGAATGAATTTCAGTTATAAAAAAATAAAACAAATATCTTATTCAGCATCATTTCTGTTCCACCTGATTGTGATTCTTCTTCTGTGGATAATTAATCTGTCATTTGATTATTCACCAAAGGAATATGTTGAAGTATCATTCGGCATTTCAGGGCAAACAGGTTCTGCAGGTGCAATTGGTGATCAGTTGAATAAAACTGAAGAAAATGCTAAGCCCGAAGAAAAAACTACTACTAAAGAAAAAAATCAGGAAGTAAAGGAAGTTGAGTTACCAAAATCAAAAACTACTGATGATAATAATGTCATAAATCCTGCTGACAAACAAAAAGAAGTTCAGAAAGAAACTAAAAAAGAAAATACTAAAAAAGAGACTTCAAAT contains:
- a CDS encoding WD40/YVTN/BNR-like repeat-containing protein yields the protein MNDIAPNNSSYLTKSIDGGFNWHLIQSFSNNINGFGSINNKLFLIRGTSFSLSSDKGATWNDLFDIPSANLITSCSFSQNGFIYVSTDKGIFVSKDNGTTLNQISDSTFFVYVSENQDGTLYAIDYDSNLWKADGINYHWTQITDSIAVETIYCISSNELLIGTFRNGIMKSNDGGLHWSNFGFENYQISHLSRLTENMLICRASFGDNNIDMYLSTNNGESWEKLRIEKIINTYGLSPSKYLYLVESNGVVYKSKQPLF
- a CDS encoding tetratricopeptide repeat protein; translation: MKLLFTLILTLQISLFSQSISEKYSSAMNAFHSGQYAEASILFEEFFDEYKIVDEVYASAKYYSAESLLKLGRKNEAAVTFAYLTDNFYWSNFRLDALYNLGLIYFNLKKFEDARTRFKQLLNEYPESQYTGSALYWIGESYSSENKVDEAIKFLEEAVNDKRNNRFADYSLYTLANTYEQRGDYENAVKYYDQLLSYYPNSKLAPVAQIRIGMSYFKLKDYQSSILELNNPILKTLPEDLYSESLYLLANSYYRVQEYENAEKTYSEIIQNFPSSKFFRTANYGLAWSLFQQKKYNDAFRVFDFLSQDTDTIAEKSFYWKGECKRYLGRNDEAFSIYKNFIDKFPRSSLVQEVQYQMGVLYYTVNNPDLASRYLLAANSSQSAEVRAKSLTMLGEIELNKKQFKPAANYFESALDITSVSDETRNRAKLGLAIAHHHSGDYKKSLKLLSEIEASDAAFESQKVNFYFAENYFADGKYKEALNRYNYAEGKDEKFNAMALYGKAYCYFNSGDYENSAAVFSEFIRKYKNDTRYNDARLRLADSYFGSKNFEAASKIYEDIFRSGASDSDNPYTRYQYAQALYKSGKTEQAIQEFNNIQLKFPNSEYAEGSLFTVGWIYFQRGSYNEAITKYREMFVKYPNSSLTSMIYYSIGDAYFNMGKYDSALVNYEKVIALYPNSPQVFDAVTGIQYTYLAKDQIDKAVQFIDNFINRNPNLSFSDQVFFKKGEIYYSQGDYEKAKIAFKEFIVRYTNSRLVPDAYYWLGKSAQNLNKNDEALISFEKVYRDFRTSEFAASSVLEMGTIYRNLKDYANALKIYESGIKDLPKSPKVPEMLFNKGLTLVEMKQLQEAYQVFDNLSTTYPENVFADKARLELGLIELSASRYENADMYLSYLGKARTDDIGAKAQYYYGVSLFEQKKYNDAITALIRVRNFFSRYEEWVTRSYLLLGDCYVKINDKRSAEEMYRAVLAKYAGTPFGKEAQEKLRKLR
- a CDS encoding TonB-dependent receptor, encoding MRKIILFIIVLSISSLKIFAQDDKSKVPGVELPDFVITGKDVIAVKKSDKIKPEFVTTISENFIKPSYSPEELEISEFSLPIKKDLSFLDSTFFYNGYISAGLGRYSFPFVDALYAKPIENGIVRLKFSGFNNREYVDNSDRYGLKVGADLLYWTNIDSRFLPGTQLHASGEYGTDGYKFFMSDNPTEKRSLNSGSINFNIKNEFNPNFLFDFTIDDKITSIQQEPFNENNLNLKAQSLLKFSFLNIGLAADYRNHSIKNYPDVKTGNDIFIFRPTAGFQFTKVAKGSFGATISNSGGNKFFNPYASVAVKLSDALTLFGEYNATPEFFGPSHYLKQNIYLDVDSLSSVYFEKGVQYSVSVKYEFSRYYQIDGGLKFFSAKDYPYFVDSYQKGKFALAKTDVTNISPYVNFLFYLGPYGEFYSSAEVNMLQNDSDDFIPYSPKLKLNAIYSYKFSESFIGSARADYLSGRYSDIQNKIKLDDYFNLGIDLNYIFNEQFDFFASFRNLLNQKNYLWYNYQEVPLNFLFGVKYKL
- a CDS encoding SPOR domain-containing protein; protein product: MIKKISRKAGIPDSDVKLFFEILLKHLSSMLKIGQAAYLKKFGYFFLLKGKINQSRLNFIDENVPDTFIDFILFSLNKDLKSSIEEGLIFNVPTIDDDDFQIVDTYFSLSIGKPLIPIRGTSSDEFYVPTGGYELRRLIESKVEKIISEVEILNAYESNPPQIILTSQAFNSNRISLEMTEPELKLDEEIPDSFFETGEVKKEETLRIEHVAWDFGIDLSKEIEEETIIDFQESESDANTELIAEKNITQKEPEQITPDEIEQTVEEIINEDLLNIKDKIKSEETSVASDESEPIGEIIDDSKSEEAIELEITEEPPAVIPDLEIHESIDELIIENPEPEKVEFEYENNEKEDELKASALFKEVKPEDLKTEDEQKEFEEVESPLPLIDFDKQKQKDKISDKFEVVNEVVEEKSEEEISPLRMQDEEVKDTPFDEDKELKKIREELYSYQPKKSRVPLLIVIFGSIVIIAMLYFYITQIKNVATKQTQPIVSLKTDNATIVERDFSVPVSYPYPKKEIEETTEPVKIDSSKIETNQTQVSSENKTVEKSETKEPVEQKNIVETKTQQLPKETLVSQPSVSYERVAPNIYKYKDYYVVQVAAFRSNSIAENEAAKFRNKGFNSFVEKAEIQGMGVWFRVRVGNFPTLKEAQEFQSRIKL
- a CDS encoding MotA/TolQ/ExbB proton channel family protein — translated: MNLFEIFLKGGFIMWLILATSIVGLAVVIDRFLVLRKARINVPAFMVRIRGFIKKKDISGAISYCMEEKSPVANIVRKGLKKYKYGHDRVKEAIENAGSQEISKLEKGLTILATVAGIAPLLGFLGTVTGMIQAFMTIQDLAGAANPSDLAGGIWEALITTAFGLIVGIPALAFYNYFLSAVKRLVGEMETVANDVVDVIQEGEAEEAEIDDEIEL
- a CDS encoding ExbD/TolR family protein, which produces MKFKTSKEPLSIFAYSSLTDIVMLLLIFFLLTSQFVIQTGVKVKLPGSKTNEKTEPARMIVTLTEGGAVYAGSEEVSIDLLPAKLTELKAQVNQDNLIIRADKTVAIELVIKVIDAAKISGIEKFTIETEKEQL
- a CDS encoding TonB family protein — encoded protein: MNFSYKKIKQISYSASFLFHLIVILLLWIINLSFDYSPKEYVEVSFGISGQTGSAGAIGDQLNKTEENAKPEEKTTTKEKNQEVKEVELPKSKTTDDNNVINPADKQKEVQKETKKENTKKETSNVSNQGQGNLAQGEGSFGFDIEWGGSGTRRIYYYTLPEYPEGVQKEIDIRIRFTIKPDGTVGSVTLLTKADARLEQAAINSLWQWRFEPLPPNAKQTNQTAVIVFPYRLR